CAACGAAAAACAATACGTCTTTACCTTGATCAGTTCCAGCTCCATCACGGAAATACTCAGCGATAGATAATCCTGAAAGTGCCACACGAGCACGAGCTCCAGGAGGCTCATTCATTTGTCCGAAAACGAAAGTAGCTTTAGACTCTCTCATTCCTGGCATATCTACTTTAGATAAATCCCATCCTCCATTTTCCATAGAGTGCATGAAATCATCACCATATTTAATAATTCCTGACTCTAACATCTCACGAAGTAAGTCATTTCCTTCACGTGTTCTTTCTCCTACTCCTGCGAATACTGAAAGTCCACCGTGACCTTTTGCGATATTGTTGATTAACTCCTGAATCAATACTGTTTTACCAACACCTGCACCACCAAACAATCCAATTTTACCTCCTTTTGCATAAGGCTCGATCAAATCGATTACTTTAATACCTGTGAATAAAACTTCTGATGAAGTTGATAGATCTTCAAATCTAGGTGCTTGTCTGTGAATTGACAAACCGTTTTCTCCTGTTTTTGGCAAGTTTCCTAAACCATCAATTGCATCTCCAATTACATTAAATAATCTTCCATATACATCTGGACCGATTGGCATTTGGATTGGATTACCAGTTCCAACTACTTCATATCCTCTTGACAAACCGTCTGTAGAGTCCATAGAAATGGTACGAACAGTGTTTTCTCCAATGTGAGATTGCACTTCTAGAACTAATAATGTTCCATCTTTTTTAGTGATTTCTAGTGAATCATAAATTTTTGGAAGTTCAACATCTTTACCGTTGAAAACTACGTCAACTACTGGTCCAATGATTTGAGCAACTTTTCCTATTACTTTTGACATTACTTATGTATTTATTAAATAGCTATTTAGGTTTATCGAAAATACCTCTTTTTTCAGAGCGCAAAGATAATTTTTTAAAATATAAAATCAATTTTTTTTTATAAAAAATACTATTATTTTGTTTGATTCCTAAAACTCAGGCTCCAAATACAGAAAAAAGCATTTTTTACCAAAATAAAAAAAAGCCACTACATTTTAGAAATGCATGGCTTTCTTACTAAAAAAAATTTGGCTTTATGGTAATACTGCCGGAAACAAAACCTGATATTTACTTACATCTACACCTTTAAGGTTTGATCCGTATTTTACATTAATTGCCTCTATAAATTTATTTGCAATTAAAGCGTACCCTCTTGGAGAAGGATGAACTCCATCTACAGAAAAAGCCGCTCCGGTTACAAATGTAGAAGTCAAAGTGACATTATTAGCTGTTATTCCGTTTGGCGTGCCTAATTTATCCATAATTGCTTTTGCATCTACAAATGCCAAATTGTTCGCGTCAGACGCTGCTTTAATTGTTGCATTATAAGCTGTAGTAGCTACTTCAATCTCTGCTACTTCGCTTGGCAACAAGACATATCTGTCAGGTAAAGGAAAAGTAACTCCTAATTGCGACAAAGATGGCGAAGGCGAAGCAACTCCATCAGCCGCTACCGACGGAACTTTACCAATCCTTGAAGAAGCACTTAAACAAATTAAATCAGTTGGCTGAGTTTGTCTTGCTCTTCCAAAAATCTGCCCCAATACCGTAGCAGTTGTAGCATCTAATCCGCCACCCATTAATACCGCTTTTAAACTCGCAGACAAGTCAGGTAAATTTTCATCTACCATAATCATCGGGTTATTCCCGGTTGTAGACAAAAGCTTGATTCTATCTCCCTGACCCAAATAAGCCAACGCACCATGTATAGGTCCGTATAATTGCGCATTTAACGTATTGACCACACTAACTCCTCCAACAGTTAAACTAGCCTGACTTAATTGATTATAAGCTATAACATGAAAATAAGGAAGTGTCGTTACAACAGGCAAATTAGCCACAACACCTTTTTTTCCACCAGCTACAAGCTGACCAACTAAAGCTTTGTAAGCTCCGTCAAAAGTAGCAGGAGGTGTTAAAGGATTTACTGCAGGATCTCCACCCGCTGTTGCATAACCCAATTCATCATTTCCACCTATCCATAAGGAGAAAAAAGTAGGATTCTGACTTAAAGCATCTGCTAAAACGGTTGTGGTAGCACTTGAAGCAAAACGAGCAAAATAAGGATTTGCCGTTCCCACTGCTACTCCTGCAGGATTACCATAACCAGGCGCAAGCAAGTGAAAACTTTTAGCTCCCGGCACTCCTAAATTATTAAACGATCCTGACAAGTGCGCCGTAACTTCAGTTGTTGGTTTTCCACTTACAGGATCAACACTTGAAGCAGGATGCTCTGGCGTTATAACATTATTAAAATACAAACGAGGTCCCGCAATAACATTTCCTCCCAATAATAAACCTCCTATATTGTCATTTGCAAAGGGGGTTTTAAACTCTCCACCGCCTACTAAAGCAAATTGCTGTGCTAATAAATTTGGATAAGCTCCTTCTTGTCCTTTAATAAATAAAGCATTCCCACTAAATCCAGCAGCAAAAGAATCTCCTAATGCAACATATTTTGAAAAATTGGCAGAACCGGCAGTCAAAGGCAATCCATCAGACGAATCTACTACTGTTGTAGCATTGTCATCACTATTACAGGCTCCAAAGGTCAACGAAACCAATAAAAGCCATTTGAAATTTTTTATCATAATTTATATATTTTAAAATTATCACTTTCTAAATCCTACTTAAGAAAAGTAAATAACATATTTGTTTTATCTGAGATTTTGCAATTACGGATTGATTGTCCAGGAAGCAAAATATTGCTGACCAATAGCTCCTGCTCCAATTACCTGAGTATATTCTTTTCCTCCAATATTTGCTGCTCCTAATTTGAAAACAGATTTCAATACTGGTACTGCATAATTAATTTGCGCATCAATTACTGTAGCAGATTTAATTAAACCATCAGCAAAACTAGATTCCCACATGTATTCACTATTCCATCTTCCGCTTACATTGAATCCGAAGTTTTTGAATAATTTCTCATTTCCAAGAGACGCTTTGATTCTGTGTTTTGGCGTATTAAAACCAGCTTCAAAACTTGGATCTTTTGCCTGATCAAAATCAAATTGCGCATAGTTGTAGTTTAATCCTAATTCAAAATCAGCAATTACTTTTTTAGAAAGTCCAATACCAAAACCTAATGAATGAATTTCAACATCTGAGTTTGTATATAATTGGTATGCTCTGTATTCTCCGTTTTGGATTGCACGAACAGATTGAAAACCTTTATCTGCTGGTGACGGAGGAGTTGTTGGACTACCAATGTTTGGACTATCCTGTGCTTGTCCGTAATAAGTAGAAATAACATTAAGGTTACCAATAAAGTCATTGTAAATATTATAATAACCGTTTACATCAATAGAGAAACCTTCATAAACAGAACGATATCCTAACTCAAAAGCTTTTACTTTTTCAGGCTGTACCAAATTTGCTCTTGCTTTTTTCAATAATTTAACAGCTTCATACGGATTAGTTCCTGCCGCAGCAGCAAAAGCAGTTACTGAACTTGCGACATAAGAGTTATCATAAGCATCATAACCTGTCATATTTTTTGTTGCTATTCCTCCATTATATGCCTGACCTTCGGCACTAACATTAAAAGTCTCGCTGAATCTTCCTAAGTTATCCGGAGCAGAACCTAACAACACAGCATTTCCAATATTAAAACCAATGTATTGATCTTGTGTAGATGGATTTCTGAAACCTGTTTGAAAAGATCCTCTGAAATTATGATTCTTCTTTTCTCCTCCAGAATACACAAGTGCTAATCTAGGAGAAAAATTTCCGTCGAAATTTTTTGATTTATCATAACGAATAGATCCCGTGAACTTTAGTCTATCATCCATGAATTTTTTCGCCAATTGCGTATAAGCTCCGTATTCATTATAATTAATAGGACCGTTGGCATCTGTATAAATTCTTCCGTGCGAATTCAGTTCGTACAATCTAAAAGATCCTCCAACCTGAATTTCAGCCCATTTTATGATGTCTTTAAAGTTATAATTGGCATCAGAATGGTAAATTCTGGAATTATCAACCAGTTTAGAACCTGTCAATACACTTTCATCAGCAATTACCTGATTGAAAGCATTTTTAAACGCTTGCGATCCCGGCACGTAACGTCCTGTGTCTGCAGTACTTCTCGCAATCGAATGTGCTTGTTCAGGAGTAGCTCCGCCTAAAGTAGACTGAATATACGCTCCTGCATACTGACCAAACCAGGTTTTATCATCTTTCCATTTTCTATCTACATTAATCCCTGTAAATACCATATCATAAGATTGCCCACCATCTTCTGATGTTGTATATCCTCTTAAAAAGAAATTTTTTCCTTTAAATTCTATTTTATGTTGTTGCATTGAGAAGTTGTTCAGATAATATCTGTTTGCTCCCTGATAAACAGCATTACCAAAACCAAATTTACTTTGCCAGATAATCTCTAATCTTTCATCTCCAAAAGGTCTTCCATGAAATGAAAAATCTATTTTGGTATTACCTGCTTTATTATCTGTAAGATCCGTCTCCTTATAACCAGTTCTACTAACATTAGTACTTGGCAATAAATTTACAGCTGAAGCCGGAATCAATCCTAAACTTGCTAATGACTGCCCTACACCTTTTAGATTTGTAGAAACTTCATCACCATAAACATTTATTCCGTCATAATTTGGATTACTTCTATCGATTCCGGCAGTCGTTTTATCGCTATAATCTGTTGCATACCAATCAGTAGCTTCCATATAAGTAAAGTTAGCTTTGACAGCAATATATTTATTGAATGCATGAGCCATTCTAATCCCAAAATCATAATATATGTTGTTACCTGCAGCATTTTGAGAAGTTTGCCCCATTTTTAAGTAAGTCGAAATACCCTGACTTGTAAACGGGCTTTTACTGTTCATAAACAAAATTCCGTTAAAAGCATTTGCTCCATATAATGCAGAAGAAGCTCCCGGTAGAAGCTCAACATTCTGAACATCTATCTCAGAAACCCCAATCATATTACCAAGTACAAAATTCAACAATGGAGATGAGTTATCCATTCCGTCAACCAATTGCATAAAACGAGTATTTGCTACAGTTGCAAAACCTCTGGTGTTTACAGATTTAAAAGTCATACTACTTGTATTCATCTGCACCTCTTTCATATTCTCCATACCGTCATAAAAAGATGGTGAAGCAGTTTTTTTAATATCCTGAATTCCCATTCTTTCAATGGTAACCGGAGATTCCAAAACACGCTCGGGAGTTCTTGAAGCAGAAACTACAATTTCATCCAGTTTGTTTTCTTCATCTTTCAAAACTACATCTATCTTTTGGTTAGCCGATGTAACATTTACCGTTTTAGAAGTAAATCCAACGGCTGAAACTTTAATAGTAAATGGCGGTTTAGTTGAAGTAGTTAATTTAAATGTCCCATCAAAGTCAGTAGAAGCACCGCTGCGATCTCCTACAATAACAATGTTGGCACCAGGAATAGCTTGTTTGTTACCGTCAGTAACAGAACCAGTAATTGTATTCTGCGCAAAAGATATTCCGCTGAAAAACAACATAATTAGTAAATACACTCTCATGTTAGGTTTGTTTTTGGTTAGTTTATATAGCCAAAATACAAATATTTTTAATATTAATAAAAAAACGTTAAAATAAATTAATATTTAGCATGTTTTTAGTTAGTATTTTAACTATTCATCAGTTCGATTTATTAAATTAAAATCAAACATCAAACACTCAAGTCACAAATTACTATGCATACATATAATTTTTAAGAAAAAAAATAAGGATTTAATAAAAATACATGGGTAAGAAAAAAAATATGGCAATAAAAAAAAGCAAGACGTAAATCTTGCTTTTTTAACACTTTTGTAGTCTTAAACTATCTTGTATGTACTTCTACTTTTTCTAATCTTTGTTGCAAATCAATTATTTGTTTATTCTGCGTAATCATGTACAAAGTCATTTCTTCTATTTTCTGAAGCAATTTAGCATTCATCTCACCCAGATTGATTCCGCTTTTTAAAACTTCTTCTTCACTTGGAATATTTTCTAGATGCCCTTTTTCGGCAATATGTTTTTCAACTTCTCCAAGCGTTGGTAAGTTGTATTCTTTTTTGAAAACAAAATCTGCCCAACCTGTAGCCTGCACTTTTACTTCTCGCGCGCCTATTGATCCTTCGACTGCCAATTTATGAGTTCCGGTAGTTGTTGTTCCAATACCGACATTACCATTTTCACTAGCCATTATGATTTCTCTCCATACTCCCCATTGCGAATCCAAAGGGAACCCACTTCTATAAAACATACCTCCTTCATTTAGGTTTAATTGATAATTTTTACCCCCTGTATTATCATTATTAATCCATGGCGAAAATGGACTTGCAACAAAAAGTCGGACAAATTTTCTAAGACCTATGCTACACTTTCTATTTTATAAAATTCTAGTTCCATTTCTTTAGGTGTTTTATATCCCAAAGAAGAATGCAGACGTTTTCTATTATACCATACTTCTATATATTCAAAGACTGCTAATTTAGCTTCTTCAATGGTTGTGAATTTATGCTGATAGATAAGTTCTGCTTTAAGGGTCTTGAAAAAACTTTCAGCTACAGCATTATCCCAACAATTAGCTTTTCTACTCATACTTTGAGTGATTAAAGTATTTTTATTAATCAATTTTCTGAATTCTATCGAAGCATATTGTATTCCTCTATCTGAATGAAAAAGTAAAGATTCTGTTATTTCTCTTTTTGATACTGCCATTTTCCAAGCTGGAATAATCGTTTGATCGGTATACATTCGTGTGCTTAATGACCATCCTATAACCTGCCTGTCATATAAATCAATAATAGTAGTAAGATATAACCAGCCGGCAGCTGTTCTTATATAGGTTATATCAGACACCCAAACCTCATTAAGTGATTTTGGTGTAAAATTTCTATTGAGATGATTACTGCACACTGGATATCGATGATTAGAATCTGTGGTTACTTTAAAGCGTCTTTTAAGTTTACTTCTCCAGCCATTAAGAAGCATCAATTTAGCAACTTTCCTTTTGGATATTTTATATCCTTTTCTTTTTAGCTGTTCCGCTATTCTGGGACTTCCGTAAGTTTGACTGCTTAGATCAAAAACTTCTTTTATTAAATCTGTAAATAGACTATTTTCTATAAATCTATTAGAAGGACCGCCACTGAACCATCTATAATAACTACTTCGGCTTACTTTTAAAACGCTGCACATCTTTTCAATAGGATATAAATGTTTATAGCTGACTATAAATTGGTAGATTTCCCATCGCTCTTGGAAAAGATGTGAACGGCCTTTTTTAATATCTCAAGCTCTAATTCTTTTTCTTTAAGGGCTTTTCGTAATTGTTTTACTTCTAAAGAATCTATCTCTGTCTTTTTAGAAATAATTGGTTGTAGATTAGTAAATGTTTTTTGAGAAGACCTCCATTTATAAATACGCTCTACCTGGACGCCTAGTTCATCTGCTAATTCTTTGATGTTTTCTCGCTCGTAACTTAATCGTACTGCTGATGATTTAAACTCAGCACTGTAAACTCGTTTTTTCATAATTCTAAGATATTTATTTTTATTTAAACAGTCTTAAAATTTATGTCCCAGTAAATGTAGCAACTCCATTTTGTGCATTTACAGCAAAACAGCACAGAAATAAGCAACGGAGTAGAATTATTTTCATTGTATAAAATTTAAAATATTTCTTACAAAAATTAATTATATTCATCAAATACTAAAACTTATACTGTTAAAATATTTTACTTTTCAGCAAAACACATGTAATTAACACATATTCAATACAAAAAGAGATTAATCTTGTATTTAATAGTTTTAATTATTCTTTTTAACATTTTAAAAAAAGCGCATAAAAAAAGCGAGACTTACGTCTCGCTTTTAAATAACTATATAGTTTTATAAACTTTATTCTACAGTAACTGATTTTGCCAGGTTACGTGGCTGATCGACATTACATCCTCTCATTACTGCAATGTAATAAGACAATAATTGCAACGGAATAGTTGTAATCAATGGAGATAAAGCATCTGAAGTTTCAGGAATCTCGATTACATAATCGGCCAATTCACGAACTTGTGTATCACCTTTAGTAACTACAGCGATAATTTTACCGCTTCTTGATTTTATTTCCTGAATATTACTTACAATTTTATCATAATGACCTTGTTTAG
This genomic window from Flavobacterium sp. 9 contains:
- a CDS encoding TonB-dependent receptor, translating into MRVYLLIMLFFSGISFAQNTITGSVTDGNKQAIPGANIVIVGDRSGASTDFDGTFKLTTSTKPPFTIKVSAVGFTSKTVNVTSANQKIDVVLKDEENKLDEIVVSASRTPERVLESPVTIERMGIQDIKKTASPSFYDGMENMKEVQMNTSSMTFKSVNTRGFATVANTRFMQLVDGMDNSSPLLNFVLGNMIGVSEIDVQNVELLPGASSALYGANAFNGILFMNSKSPFTSQGISTYLKMGQTSQNAAGNNIYYDFGIRMAHAFNKYIAVKANFTYMEATDWYATDYSDKTTAGIDRSNPNYDGINVYGDEVSTNLKGVGQSLASLGLIPASAVNLLPSTNVSRTGYKETDLTDNKAGNTKIDFSFHGRPFGDERLEIIWQSKFGFGNAVYQGANRYYLNNFSMQQHKIEFKGKNFFLRGYTTSEDGGQSYDMVFTGINVDRKWKDDKTWFGQYAGAYIQSTLGGATPEQAHSIARSTADTGRYVPGSQAFKNAFNQVIADESVLTGSKLVDNSRIYHSDANYNFKDIIKWAEIQVGGSFRLYELNSHGRIYTDANGPINYNEYGAYTQLAKKFMDDRLKFTGSIRYDKSKNFDGNFSPRLALVYSGGEKKNHNFRGSFQTGFRNPSTQDQYIGFNIGNAVLLGSAPDNLGRFSETFNVSAEGQAYNGGIATKNMTGYDAYDNSYVASSVTAFAAAAGTNPYEAVKLLKKARANLVQPEKVKAFELGYRSVYEGFSIDVNGYYNIYNDFIGNLNVISTYYGQAQDSPNIGSPTTPPSPADKGFQSVRAIQNGEYRAYQLYTNSDVEIHSLGFGIGLSKKVIADFELGLNYNYAQFDFDQAKDPSFEAGFNTPKHRIKASLGNEKLFKNFGFNVSGRWNSEYMWESSFADGLIKSATVIDAQINYAVPVLKSVFKLGAANIGGKEYTQVIGAGAIGQQYFASWTINP
- a CDS encoding IS3 family transposase, which produces MKKGRSHLFQERWEIYQFIVSYKHLYPIEKMCSVLKVSRSSYYRWFSGGPSNRFIENSLFTDLIKEVFDLSSQTYGSPRIAEQLKRKGYKISKRKVAKLMLLNGWRSKLKRRFKVTTDSNHRYPVCSNHLNRNFTPKSLNEVWVSDITYIRTAAGWLYLTTIIDLYDRQVIGWSLSTRMYTDQTIIPAWKMAVSKREITESLLFHSDRGIQYASIEFRKLINKNTLITQSMSRKANCWDNAVAESFFKTLKAELIYQHKFTTIEEAKLAVFEYIEVWYNRKRLHSSLGYKTPKEMELEFYKIESVA
- a CDS encoding transposase, which codes for MKKRVYSAEFKSSAVRLSYERENIKELADELGVQVERIYKWRSSQKTFTNLQPIISKKTEIDSLEVKQLRKALKEKELELEILKKAVHIFSKSDGKSTNL
- the atpD gene encoding F0F1 ATP synthase subunit beta; the encoded protein is MSKVIGKVAQIIGPVVDVVFNGKDVELPKIYDSLEITKKDGTLLVLEVQSHIGENTVRTISMDSTDGLSRGYEVVGTGNPIQMPIGPDVYGRLFNVIGDAIDGLGNLPKTGENGLSIHRQAPRFEDLSTSSEVLFTGIKVIDLIEPYAKGGKIGLFGGAGVGKTVLIQELINNIAKGHGGLSVFAGVGERTREGNDLLREMLESGIIKYGDDFMHSMENGGWDLSKVDMPGMRESKATFVFGQMNEPPGARARVALSGLSIAEYFRDGAGTDQGKDVLFFVDNIFRFTQAGSEVSALLGRMPSAVGYQPTLATEMGAMQERITSTNKGSITSVQAVYVPADDLTDPAPATTFAHLDATTVLSRKIAELGIYPAVDPLDSTSRILTPQILGNEHYDCAQRVKEILQKYKQLQDIIAILGMEELSEEDKLSVSRARRVQRFLSQPFHVAEQFTGIPGVLVDIKDTIKGFNMIIDGELDHLPEAAFNLKGSIQDAIEAGEKMLAEA
- a CDS encoding SGNH/GDSL hydrolase family protein, with the protein product MIKNFKWLLLVSLTFGACNSDDNATTVVDSSDGLPLTAGSANFSKYVALGDSFAAGFSGNALFIKGQEGAYPNLLAQQFALVGGGEFKTPFANDNIGGLLLGGNVIAGPRLYFNNVITPEHPASSVDPVSGKPTTEVTAHLSGSFNNLGVPGAKSFHLLAPGYGNPAGVAVGTANPYFARFASSATTTVLADALSQNPTFFSLWIGGNDELGYATAGGDPAVNPLTPPATFDGAYKALVGQLVAGGKKGVVANLPVVTTLPYFHVIAYNQLSQASLTVGGVSVVNTLNAQLYGPIHGALAYLGQGDRIKLLSTTGNNPMIMVDENLPDLSASLKAVLMGGGLDATTATVLGQIFGRARQTQPTDLICLSASSRIGKVPSVAADGVASPSPSLSQLGVTFPLPDRYVLLPSEVAEIEVATTAYNATIKAASDANNLAFVDAKAIMDKLGTPNGITANNVTLTSTFVTGAAFSVDGVHPSPRGYALIANKFIEAINVKYGSNLKGVDVSKYQVLFPAVLP